From a single Lentimicrobiaceae bacterium genomic region:
- a CDS encoding CapA family protein has translation MSMIIEYFRYALLAFTVLVSTLVEETTPAAPVNAPDSTAVTFIFAGDIMQHGPQIEAARHAGDSSYDYRPCFSYIAPIISKKDFAIANLELTLAGKPFTGYPQFSAPDELAVALREAGFDVLVTANNHSCDRGKAGVIRTTEVLDSLGMLRTGTFRDSADFTSHHPLILQKNGISVALFNYTYGTNGLPVFAPTIVNRLDSSRIVHDLKQAHKQQFDFVIVFFHWGNEYQSTPNAQQEALAALCRENGADVVIGSHPHVLQPMAYYAPSDTIPGGHLLVYSLGNYVSNQRDRYKDGGAMIEFTLSKTWNKKTVSQPAYHLTWVYNPYENGRKQYYILPVSQFENDTLTDTASRQKLQQFATDSRLLLNSSVSPVSEFQYNDSIPF, from the coding sequence ATGAGTATGATTATTGAATACTTCAGATATGCGCTACTGGCCTTTACGGTGCTGGTTTCGACACTGGTTGAGGAAACCACTCCTGCAGCGCCTGTAAATGCGCCCGATTCCACTGCAGTCACCTTTATTTTTGCCGGCGACATCATGCAGCACGGCCCGCAGATTGAAGCTGCCCGTCATGCCGGTGACAGCTCATATGATTACCGGCCCTGCTTCAGCTATATTGCACCCATCATCAGTAAAAAGGATTTTGCCATAGCCAATCTTGAACTCACCCTTGCCGGAAAACCATTTACCGGTTACCCGCAATTCAGCGCTCCCGACGAACTGGCAGTGGCCCTGCGTGAAGCCGGATTTGATGTGCTGGTTACAGCCAACAACCATAGCTGCGACCGCGGGAAAGCTGGTGTAATAAGAACAACGGAAGTACTTGACAGCCTGGGCATGCTGCGCACAGGCACTTTTCGCGACAGCGCCGACTTTACCAGCCACCATCCACTGATTCTCCAAAAAAATGGCATCAGCGTGGCGCTGTTCAATTATACTTACGGCACCAACGGACTCCCCGTTTTTGCCCCCACCATTGTCAACCGTTTGGATAGCAGCCGCATTGTGCATGATTTAAAACAGGCTCATAAACAGCAGTTTGACTTTGTAATTGTCTTTTTTCACTGGGGAAATGAATACCAGTCAACCCCAAACGCACAACAGGAAGCATTGGCTGCGCTGTGCCGCGAAAACGGGGCTGATGTTGTCATAGGCTCGCATCCGCATGTATTGCAGCCTATGGCGTATTATGCGCCTTCTGATACCATTCCCGGCGGGCATCTGCTGGTGTATTCGCTAGGCAACTATGTATCGAACCAACGCGACCGCTACAAAGACGGAGGCGCTATGATTGAATTTACTCTTTCCAAAACATGGAACAAAAAAACGGTAAGCCAACCTGCCTATCACCTCACCTGGGTTTACAATCCATACGAAAACGGCCGGAAGCAGTATTACATCCTTCCTGTAAGTCAGTTTGAAAACGATACGCTTACAGATACAGCCTCCCGGCAAAAACTGCAGCAGTTTGCAACGGATTCGCGCCTGCTTCTCAACTCCTCCGTCAGCCCTGTATCTGAATTTCAGTACAACGATTCAATACCTTTTTGA
- a CDS encoding co-chaperone GroES: MKELQPLNQNVLLDMTQPTGEQKTAGGIIIPDTAKEKPQMAKVIATGNIENSEIAAGDTVIFRKFAGTELDYEGKKYLILPYSDLLAKVVETESI; the protein is encoded by the coding sequence ATGAAAGAATTACAACCTCTCAACCAGAATGTTTTGCTTGACATGACTCAACCAACCGGTGAGCAAAAGACTGCAGGCGGCATTATTATCCCCGACACAGCCAAAGAAAAACCTCAGATGGCCAAAGTTATTGCGACAGGCAATATTGAAAACAGCGAAATTGCTGCCGGCGACACGGTCATTTTCCGAAAATTTGCAGGCACCGAGCTCGACTATGAAGGCAAAAAATACCTGATACTGCCTTATAGTGACTTGTTGGCTAAAGTTGTAGAAACAGAAAGCATATAA
- a CDS encoding TonB-dependent receptor produces MKKQTIIITFFLCMVSMIYAQKGINDTTRTIRLNEVIITSNRTPVLLKNNPGALTLVTSPALSLMPKGIGAEEALRLVPGVRIDNQHDGERVHLSIRGQGILTERGLRGIGVLIDGIPVNDPSGFAPDLYDADWSTLEKIEVLRGPAAGLYGTGGAGGVLNLTTKNGGAAPLGGEVSQTLGSNGFSRSFVQLDGSQQTLDYRISFGRTDGDGYRDHQAFWSNKLYEKVNFHPTGKLMLTQIISHTDYFQQNPEGLNLLQFDNLRQANPDACPFNEYQKTNRTTAGLTGMYKISKRQEISATSYLRNGKYKETSNRAAEYRTITNPGASLQYNLHLNSKEAKHTLSAGADLKWQDISMYKLQSAGNPYREESTDETNIETDSLLANQLINQRSTGIFALYKLELGKLNLIANVRYDDIRNELTDKMLGADTAVTSKSFSQTSVRLGASYELPAGIAVFANFSQGFMPPSTEELANNPVGYSGFNTHLVPATSNSFEIGARGSVNNRFNIEITGFIMKTENDFFRFKQSGRGNQEVFYGNAGNSKRNGIELFMSYEIRSNLSIQMAYTLADYTYTSASIDPVYTDTAYVLTTPPAEGQWLPNSPKNQLYAELVYTLNKNFKFSLGTEYQSKWAIYTDAKAYNNELDPAIYQNWQDGFNLYHARIAYLWQLKGLKGECSLFARNITGEKYMAFTEPDPDGNSYQPGPSTEINASLKIKF; encoded by the coding sequence ATGAAAAAACAAACCATTATCATTACATTCTTCCTGTGTATGGTCAGCATGATATATGCACAAAAAGGAATCAATGACACCACCCGAACCATCAGGTTAAACGAAGTTATCATCACATCCAACCGCACCCCGGTTCTGTTAAAAAATAATCCGGGTGCACTCACCCTGGTCACATCACCAGCCTTATCACTTATGCCCAAAGGAATTGGCGCAGAAGAGGCGCTGCGACTGGTGCCGGGCGTTCGCATTGACAATCAACACGATGGTGAGCGCGTGCATCTGTCTATTCGCGGACAGGGCATACTTACCGAGCGCGGATTGCGTGGCATTGGCGTCCTTATCGACGGCATTCCGGTGAACGACCCCTCAGGTTTTGCACCCGACCTGTACGATGCCGACTGGAGCACACTCGAAAAAATTGAAGTTCTTCGCGGGCCGGCAGCAGGGCTTTACGGAACAGGCGGAGCCGGCGGAGTGCTGAATCTTACCACCAAAAACGGCGGGGCCGCCCCTCTTGGCGGCGAAGTAAGTCAAACACTGGGCTCCAATGGGTTCAGCCGCTCTTTTGTGCAGCTCGACGGTTCACAACAAACCCTGGATTACCGCATCAGCTTTGGCCGCACCGACGGCGATGGCTACCGCGACCACCAGGCCTTCTGGAGCAACAAACTTTACGAAAAAGTAAACTTTCATCCGACCGGCAAACTTATGCTGACCCAGATTATTTCGCATACCGACTACTTTCAGCAAAACCCCGAAGGGCTTAATCTGCTTCAGTTTGACAACCTGCGCCAGGCCAACCCCGATGCCTGTCCGTTTAACGAATACCAAAAGACCAACCGCACAACAGCCGGACTCACCGGAATGTACAAAATCAGCAAAAGGCAGGAAATTTCAGCCACTTCATACCTCAGGAACGGGAAATACAAAGAAACCAGCAACCGGGCAGCCGAATATCGCACCATAACCAACCCGGGCGCCAGCCTGCAATACAACCTGCACCTCAACAGCAAAGAAGCAAAGCACACACTGAGTGCCGGCGCCGACCTGAAGTGGCAGGACATCAGCATGTATAAACTGCAGAGCGCAGGCAACCCTTACAGGGAAGAGAGCACCGACGAAACCAATATTGAAACCGACAGCCTGCTGGCCAATCAACTCATCAATCAACGAAGCACTGGCATTTTTGCCTTATACAAACTGGAGCTTGGCAAGCTCAACCTGATTGCCAATGTACGCTATGATGATATCCGCAACGAACTAACCGATAAAATGCTTGGCGCTGACACAGCTGTTACATCTAAAAGTTTCTCCCAAACATCGGTACGTTTGGGTGCCAGTTACGAGCTGCCTGCCGGCATTGCTGTTTTTGCCAACTTCAGCCAGGGCTTTATGCCCCCATCAACCGAAGAACTGGCCAACAACCCTGTAGGTTACTCAGGCTTTAACACCCATCTTGTTCCGGCCACCTCCAACAGTTTCGAAATTGGTGCCCGTGGTTCGGTAAATAACCGGTTCAACATTGAAATTACAGGCTTTATCATGAAAACCGAGAATGACTTCTTCCGCTTCAAGCAATCGGGCCGCGGCAACCAGGAAGTATTTTACGGCAATGCCGGCAACAGCAAACGCAATGGCATTGAGCTGTTTATGTCGTACGAAATACGCAGCAACCTGAGCATTCAGATGGCCTACACCCTGGCTGATTACACCTACACTTCGGCCAGCATCGACCCGGTGTATACCGACACAGCCTATGTATTAACCACCCCTCCTGCCGAAGGACAGTGGCTTCCCAACTCGCCCAAAAACCAACTTTATGCCGAGCTCGTGTACACGCTGAATAAAAATTTCAAATTCAGCCTGGGCACTGAATATCAGTCAAAATGGGCCATTTACACCGATGCCAAAGCCTATAACAACGAACTTGATCCTGCAATTTATCAGAACTGGCAGGATGGTTTTAACCTTTATCATGCACGTATCGCCTATTTGTGGCAGCTTAAAGGGCTAAAAGGCGAATGCAGCCTGTTTGCCCGCAACATAACCGGCGAAAAGTATATGGCATTTACCGAACCTGACCCCGACGGCAACTCATACCAGCCGGGACCCTCAACTGAAATAAACGCTTCATTGAAAATTAAATTTTAA
- a CDS encoding NrdH-redoxin, giving the protein MENQLYQAASGTSGGPSVTVYSTPTCPWCTTLKNYLRQHKIRFTDIDVSADPAQARALVNKSGQTGVPQTEINGEMVVGFDKGKLNRLLNING; this is encoded by the coding sequence ATGGAAAACCAACTATATCAGGCTGCATCGGGCACATCGGGCGGTCCGTCGGTAACAGTATACTCAACGCCCACCTGCCCGTGGTGCACCACTTTAAAGAATTATCTGCGCCAGCATAAAATCCGGTTTACCGACATTGATGTTTCAGCTGATCCGGCTCAGGCACGCGCACTGGTAAATAAATCAGGCCAAACAGGCGTACCACAAACAGAAATCAACGGCGAAATGGTTGTTGGTTTCGATAAAGGAAAACTCAACAGATTACTCAACATAAACGGATAA
- a CDS encoding lipid A deacylase LpxR family protein — protein sequence MNRFTGILFLMLLLTVNACRQPDTPVSEAPPPEKAKPDTIITFKHPVVVFTYPTKAAADSMIQTAGAEAYYQLADKNGACFHHIRQLASKHKLDTWSGAASKFRFITSEGAIIETDLSLVASPWKVLLFNGNDAPVLANPDKAASLLKQTFKLKTRQSRPLSKTPALSSPEQISENNDPLIAREKPLPRTGLRETTIRLIIFPGESPPPVRNETDGIRIVNSYISPHHRFWLYFDNDMFANTDRYYTNGVVLGYTAPAFTSWQLNRLLIRRNRNSVVHSALSLHHAMFTPLTTKEPPTLASDRPYASTLFLRYSQTSDEALQGIRFTSAIEAGVIGDAALGSTLQRSVHAAIPSNDEPIGWETQIKNDLVLNYSIHLQKQVFKTPHTEIYAEGSASAGTLYTNTTIGINAIAGTFSPGITNIPANYNQLTITGNHWQYGIRGGAELRICGYDATLQGGLFNRHNIYALKPDEIERLVASLHLGLFARYKKLGLSISQFYLSPEFHDGRQHFWGQIGLQYGY from the coding sequence ATGAACAGGTTTACAGGCATATTATTTCTGATGCTTTTGCTGACAGTCAATGCCTGCCGGCAACCCGACACGCCTGTTTCTGAAGCACCACCTCCTGAAAAAGCAAAGCCCGACACAATCATCACCTTCAAGCATCCGGTTGTTGTATTCACCTACCCGACAAAGGCTGCAGCCGACAGCATGATACAAACAGCCGGCGCCGAAGCCTATTACCAACTCGCCGATAAAAACGGGGCCTGTTTCCACCATATTCGTCAACTGGCATCCAAACACAAACTTGACACATGGTCGGGCGCAGCAAGCAAATTTCGTTTTATCACCAGCGAAGGGGCCATCATTGAAACCGATTTAAGTTTGGTGGCATCGCCATGGAAAGTACTGCTGTTTAACGGAAACGACGCCCCTGTCCTGGCCAATCCCGACAAGGCAGCCTCCCTGCTTAAACAAACATTTAAACTAAAGACACGCCAAAGCAGACCTTTGTCAAAAACGCCTGCGCTTTCTTCACCTGAACAGATTTCTGAAAATAACGACCCGCTCATTGCCAGAGAAAAGCCACTGCCCCGCACCGGGCTCAGAGAAACCACCATCAGGCTGATTATCTTCCCCGGCGAATCACCCCCTCCGGTTCGCAACGAAACTGACGGCATCCGCATTGTAAATAGTTACATCAGCCCGCATCATCGCTTCTGGCTTTACTTCGACAACGATATGTTTGCGAATACCGACAGGTATTACACCAATGGTGTAGTGCTGGGCTATACAGCTCCTGCATTCACATCGTGGCAGCTCAACCGCTTACTTATCCGGCGCAACCGCAACAGCGTTGTACATTCGGCGCTGAGCCTGCACCATGCCATGTTTACACCACTCACCACCAAGGAGCCCCCTACCCTTGCCAGCGACCGGCCATATGCATCCACTCTTTTTCTGCGATACAGCCAAACCTCAGATGAAGCACTGCAGGGCATACGTTTTACCAGCGCCATAGAAGCCGGAGTCATCGGCGATGCAGCCCTGGGGAGCACACTTCAGCGCTCGGTTCATGCAGCCATCCCTTCAAACGACGAACCCATCGGATGGGAAACACAAATCAAAAACGACCTGGTGCTCAACTACAGCATTCATCTGCAAAAACAAGTTTTTAAAACGCCGCATACCGAGATTTACGCCGAAGGCTCTGCCAGTGCAGGTACCTTATACACCAACACCACTATCGGCATCAATGCCATTGCCGGCACGTTTAGCCCCGGTATCACCAACATTCCCGCCAATTACAACCAGTTGACCATAACCGGAAATCACTGGCAGTATGGAATCAGAGGCGGTGCTGAATTAAGAATTTGCGGTTATGACGCCACCCTCCAGGGCGGATTATTTAACAGGCACAATATTTATGCGTTGAAGCCCGACGAAATTGAGCGACTGGTTGCCTCTCTTCATCTGGGCCTTTTCGCCCGGTATAAAAAACTGGGACTGAGCATATCCCAGTTTTATTTAAGCCCTGAATTTCATGACGGACGTCAACATTTCTGGGGTCAGATTGGTTTACAGTATGGATATTAA
- a CDS encoding DUF349 domain-containing protein gives METKDQSNQNPENNDRSQEENLIPVENTVENVENVADKAVTEETPVDEAPVEQPVETVEAETKEETAQPAVVEEVVAETAPVANETGTEDTFLSTDDATEEDEVDESSIEQEEELESQFEGLTREQLVEKLEELVQDANVNAIKSTVGLIRIAFLKLNKEFKQEQYAKLAEVSDDTDSDTEGESAAAPQVIQDDEIEERFKTAFNIYKHNKGKYNEEQEKIKIANLEAKTQILDELKVLINSEETLKKTYDEFKTLQERWKTIGMVPKGEINTLWQNYHFLVEKFFDKVKINKELKDLDLKKNLEAKIHLCEKAEELVLESSIIKSFKQLQQYHEEWKEIGPVPQDKKDELWDRFRSATEKINERRRDYYTQMQDGLEQNLTAKVILCEKAEQILQTESDSIKAWQDATAQITELLKIWKSIGPAPKKQNNEIWARFKTSLDGFFNAKKEFFNKLKEQQMNNFNLKLDLCVQAEALRNSTDWKNTSRDLINMQNEWKKIGPVPRKQSDRIWKRFRAACDEFFSTKAEYFKNVSSHEEENMKLKLELIEKVKAFEVGDDRNQAVETLKDFQRQWMEIGHVPIKEKEKLQTEFRTLISKHFEKLKMESINMGAMNYRSRVEKMAKDSPDAGRLISKERSYVQGKIQQLQDDIKLWENNIGFFAASKTANLLKIEFEKKINKAKEELQLLEAKLKMLREANQ, from the coding sequence ATGGAAACCAAAGATCAATCCAATCAGAATCCTGAAAATAATGACCGCAGTCAGGAGGAGAATCTCATTCCCGTTGAAAATACGGTTGAAAACGTTGAAAACGTTGCAGATAAAGCTGTAACTGAAGAAACGCCTGTTGACGAAGCTCCCGTTGAGCAGCCAGTTGAAACTGTTGAGGCTGAAACTAAAGAAGAAACTGCTCAGCCAGCTGTTGTTGAAGAAGTTGTAGCCGAAACTGCACCTGTAGCAAACGAAACCGGGACTGAAGACACATTTCTGAGTACTGATGATGCAACAGAAGAAGATGAGGTTGACGAGTCTTCAATTGAACAGGAAGAAGAGCTGGAGTCACAGTTTGAAGGGCTTACCCGTGAGCAATTGGTTGAAAAGCTTGAAGAATTGGTTCAGGATGCCAACGTAAATGCCATTAAATCAACGGTTGGCCTGATACGAATTGCATTTCTGAAACTGAACAAGGAGTTTAAGCAGGAGCAATATGCAAAACTGGCCGAAGTGTCAGATGATACTGATTCGGATACCGAAGGCGAATCAGCTGCAGCTCCTCAGGTTATTCAGGATGATGAAATTGAGGAAAGATTTAAAACAGCCTTTAATATATACAAGCACAATAAAGGTAAATATAACGAAGAACAGGAAAAGATTAAAATTGCCAATCTGGAAGCTAAAACGCAGATTCTTGATGAGCTGAAAGTGTTGATCAATTCCGAAGAGACGCTGAAAAAGACCTACGACGAATTTAAGACCCTGCAGGAGCGTTGGAAAACTATCGGGATGGTGCCCAAAGGGGAAATCAATACCCTGTGGCAGAATTATCATTTTCTGGTTGAAAAATTCTTCGATAAGGTTAAAATCAATAAAGAGCTGAAGGATCTTGATCTGAAAAAGAACCTTGAAGCTAAAATTCACCTTTGTGAAAAAGCCGAAGAACTGGTATTGGAGTCTTCTATTATTAAGTCGTTCAAGCAGTTGCAGCAGTATCATGAAGAGTGGAAAGAAATTGGCCCGGTTCCTCAGGATAAAAAGGATGAATTGTGGGATCGTTTCCGCAGTGCTACTGAAAAGATTAATGAGCGCCGTCGTGATTATTACACACAAATGCAGGACGGTCTGGAGCAAAATCTTACAGCTAAAGTTATTCTTTGCGAAAAAGCTGAGCAGATTCTTCAAACTGAAAGCGACTCTATTAAAGCCTGGCAGGACGCCACAGCTCAGATCACTGAGTTGCTGAAGATATGGAAATCTATCGGACCGGCTCCCAAGAAACAGAATAACGAAATCTGGGCCCGCTTTAAAACTTCGCTGGATGGCTTCTTTAATGCCAAAAAAGAGTTTTTCAACAAGCTGAAAGAACAGCAAATGAATAACTTTAACCTGAAACTCGATTTGTGTGTTCAGGCTGAAGCTCTGCGCAACAGTACCGACTGGAAAAATACCAGCCGCGATCTGATCAATATGCAGAATGAATGGAAAAAAATAGGCCCGGTTCCCCGTAAACAAAGCGATAGAATCTGGAAGCGCTTCAGGGCTGCCTGTGATGAATTTTTCTCAACCAAGGCTGAGTATTTTAAAAATGTTTCAAGCCACGAAGAGGAAAATATGAAGCTGAAGCTTGAACTGATAGAGAAAGTGAAAGCTTTTGAAGTTGGAGATGACCGTAATCAGGCTGTTGAAACACTGAAAGATTTTCAGCGCCAGTGGATGGAAATTGGTCATGTACCCATCAAGGAAAAGGAAAAACTGCAAACTGAGTTCCGTACCCTTATCAGCAAGCATTTTGAGAAACTGAAAATGGAGTCGATCAATATGGGCGCGATGAATTATCGCAGCAGGGTCGAAAAAATGGCCAAGGATTCTCCCGACGCAGGACGATTGATTAGCAAGGAACGCAGCTATGTTCAGGGTAAAATCCAGCAATTGCAGGACGATATCAAACTGTGGGAAAATAACATCGGTTTCTTCGCCGCTTCCAAAACAGCTAACCTCCTGAAGATTGAATTTGAGAAGAAAATCAATAAAGCCAAAGAGGAGCTTCAATTGCTCGAAGCAAAACTGAAAATGCTTCGCGAAGCCAACCAATAA
- a CDS encoding VOC family protein, with product MAKINPYIHFNGNAEEAFTFYKSVFGREFSMLVRFKDMPGDARRPLQEDEADKIMHIALPIGQCDILMASDVPSFMGQVNENEHRSKIIISAESKEEAGKIFHGLSAGGKIEVPLADSPWGSFFGMLRDKYGIEWMVDFDPRYQGCHS from the coding sequence ATGGCAAAGATTAATCCATACATCCACTTTAATGGTAATGCAGAAGAGGCATTTACATTTTATAAATCGGTTTTTGGGCGTGAATTTTCCATGCTGGTGCGTTTTAAAGATATGCCCGGCGATGCCAGGCGTCCGTTACAGGAAGATGAAGCAGACAAAATTATGCATATTGCTTTGCCCATTGGTCAATGCGATATTTTAATGGCAAGTGATGTTCCGTCATTTATGGGGCAGGTAAATGAAAACGAGCACAGAAGCAAAATTATCATAAGTGCTGAAAGTAAGGAAGAAGCCGGGAAGATATTTCATGGACTCTCTGCCGGAGGAAAAATAGAAGTGCCACTGGCTGACAGCCCCTGGGGTTCTTTCTTTGGTATGTTAAGAGATAAATATGGCATTGAATGGATGGTGGATTTTGATCCCCGGTACCAGGGTTGTCATTCATAA